Proteins co-encoded in one Carassius gibelio isolate Cgi1373 ecotype wild population from Czech Republic chromosome A15, carGib1.2-hapl.c, whole genome shotgun sequence genomic window:
- the LOC128029068 gene encoding NADPH oxidase 4, with protein MSVALKSWRANEGPKHLITMVWIAVNVFLFWKTFMVYFSGAQYYYLHKMLGLGLCISRASASVLNFNCSLVLLSMCRSLLTFLRGSQRVTGRHVRRLLDKSKTFHVACGVTICIFSVVHVSAHLVNMVSFSVKYSQDFPALNVAQYRGQDPRILIISTVPGVTGVLLVLVLFLMFTASSYCIRVSSYEIFWYTHNLFIVFYVILMVHVAGGALKYQSNVETHPPGCIHNNLSSWTNHRAAGEKGAESSGAPQTVCQEEARFQPHFPQTWLWVSGPLCLYCAERLYRFIKSSAAPVTIVSVLTHPCSVVELRMLKSGFKPRPGQYILLNCPSVSSFENHPFTLTTCPTGKNATFGIHLRVLGDWTSRFSQLLLQQSNSSEILPMLQQRSYPTVHVDGPFGSPSEEVFNYEVSLCVAGGIGVTPFACVLQALSDDWRQYKLRRLYFVWVCRDLQSFYWFADLLCGLHERLWRDNRPDFLNVRLYLSNTQGLQSIVEERYRFLSSRLRIGRPKWKQLFQEIGRANQLKRVGVFCCGPKGMSKTLHTLCNSNPHTGTAFEYNKESFS; from the exons ATGAGCGTCGCGCTGAAGAGCTGGAGGGCCAATGAAGGACCCAAACACTTGATCACG ATGGTTTGGATTGCTGTGAATGTCTTTCTGTTCTGGAAAACATTCATGGTGTACTTCAGCGGAGCGCAGTATTATTATCTACACAAGATGCTCGGG CTTGGTCTGTGCATCAGTCGAGCATCGGCCTCTGTTTTAAACTTCAACTGCAGTCTGGTGCTGCTGTCGATGTGCAGATCGCTGCTTACCTTCCTCCGAGGATCTCAGCGG gTGACCGGTAGACATGTTCGTCGGCTGCTGGATAAGAGCAAGACATTTCATGTGGCGTGTGGAGTCACAATTTGCATCTTCTCAG tGGTTCACGTGAGCGCTCACCTCGTGAACATGGTCAGCTTCTCTGTGAAATATTCCCAGGATTTCCCCGCGCTCAATGTCGCTCAGTATCGAGGACAG GATCCCAGAATTCTCATCATAAGCACAG TTCCTGGAGTTACTGGTGTTCTGTTGGTGCTAGTGTTGTTCCTGATGTTTACTGCGTCGTCTTACTGTATTAG AGTCTCAAGCTACGAGATATTCTGGTACACTCACAACCTCTTCATCGTGTTTTATGTTATTCTGATGGTCCATGTAGCAGG CGGAGCTTTAAAGTATCAGTCAAACGTGGAGACCCACCCACCTGGCTGCATCCACAACAATCTCAGTTCATGGACCAATCACAGAGCAGCTGGAGAGAAGGGGGCGGAGTCTTCAGGTGCACCACAGACAGTTTGTCAAGAAGAGGCTCGTTTTCAACCCCATTTTCCTCAG acgTGGTTGTGGGTCTCTGGTCCTCTCTGCCTGTACTGTGCCGAGCGGTTGTATCGTTTCATAAAAAGCAGCGCTGCTCCTGTCACCATAGTCTCTGTCTTAACTCATCCATGCAGTGTTGTAGAATTGCGCATGCTGAAGAGTGGCTTTAAGCCCCGCCCTGGACAG TACATCCTGCTGAACTGCCCAAGCGTCTCGTCATTTGAAAACCATCCCTTTACTCTTACCACA TGTCCGACAGGGAAGAATGCAACATTTGGCATTCATCTCAGAGTTCTGGGAGACTGGACCT CGAGATTTTCTCAGCTGCTGCTTCAACAGTCGAACAGCTCCGAGATCCTTCCCATGCTGCAACAGAGGAGCTATCCCAC AGTGCATGTGGACGGTCCGTTTGGCAGCCCATCAGAGGAGGTGTTTAATTATGAGGTCAGCCTGTGTGTGGCCGGAGGGATCGGAGTCACGCCGTTCGCTTGTGTTCTACAGGCGCTCTC tgatGACTGGCGTCAGTATAAGTTGAGAAGGCTGTATTTCGTTTGGGTCTGCAGGGACCTTCAGTCTTTTTATTGGTTTGCTGATCTATTGTGTGGCCTTCATGAgagg CTGTGGCGGGACAATCGTCCAGATTTTCTTAATGTTCGACTCTACCTCAGTAACACTCAGGGATTACAG AGCATCGTTGAGGAACGCTACCGTTTCTTGAGCTCCAGGCTTCGGATTGGTCGACCAAAATGGAAACAACTTTTCCAGGAAATAGGGAGAGCCAATCAGCT gaaAAGAGTGGGGGTTTTCTGCTGTGGACCCAAAGGGATGTCGAAAACGTTACACACTCTCTGCAATTCAAACCCACACACAGGAACTGCATTTGAGTACAACAAAGAGTCCTTCAGTTGA
- the tyr gene encoding tyrosinase has translation MRPALIMSLPLFLFFIQFWSPSLQQFPRPCTTPDVLRSKRCCPVWPGDGSVCGSLSGRGFCQDVTVSDLPNGPQYPHSGLDDREQWPLVFYNQTCQCAGNYMGFDCGECKFGYFGANCGERRESVRRSIFQLSVSERQRFISYLNLAKTTVSPDYMIVTGVYSQMNNGSTPMFTNISVYDLFVWMHYYVSRDALLGGPGNVWADIDFAHESAAFLPWHRVYLLFWEHEIRKLTGDFNFTIPYWDWRDAQDCQVCTDELMGARSPLNPNLISPSSVFSSWKVICSQPEDYNQREVLCDGSPEGPLLRNPGNHDRNRVPRLPTSADVESVLSLTDYETDLMDRRANMSFRNALEGFASPETGLAVTGQSLMHNSLHVFMNGSMSSVQGSANDPIFLLHHAFIDSIFEQWLRRHQPPRTHYPTTNAPIGHNDGYYMVPFIPLYRNGDYFLSTKALGYEYAYLQDPSQRFVQEFLTPYLEQAQQIWHWLLAAGLLGAAVAGVIATIITVACRRRQKRRKSSVYGERQPLLNSSEEEGSTSYQTTL, from the exons ATGCGTCCGGCTCTCATCATGTCTCTTCCTCTGTTTCTGTTCTTCATTCAGTTCTGGAGTCCGTCTCTCCAGCAGTTTCCTCGGCCGTGCACTACGCCGGACGTCCTGCGGAGCAAGCGCTGCTGTCCGGTTTGGCCGGGCGACGGTTCGGTGTGCGGCTCCCTGTCGGGTCGAGGCTTCTGCCAGGACGTCACGGTCTCCGATCTTCCCAACGGGCCGCAGTACCCACATTCAGGCCTGGACGACCGCGAGCAATGGCCTCTGGTGTTTTACAACCAAACCTGCCAGTGTGCCGGCAACTACATGGGCTTCGACTGCGGCGAGTGCAAGTTCGGTTACTTCGGCGCAAACTGCGGGGAACGACGGGAATCTGTGCGCAGAAGCATCTTCCAATTATCCGTGTCTGAAAGGCAGAGGTTCATCTCGTACCTCAATCTGGCCAAAACGACAGTCAGCCCTGATTATATGATCGTGACGGGTGTGTACTCACAGATGAACAACGGCTCGACGCCCATGTTCACCAACATCAGCGTGTACGATCTGTTCGTCTGGATGCACTATTACGTGTCTCGTGATGCGCTGCTCGGGGGTCCCGGGAACGTTTGGGCCGACATTGACTTTGCACATGAATCGGCTGCGTTTCTGCCCTGGCATCGCGTTTACCTGCTGTTCTGGGAGCACGAGATCCGGAAGCTGACCGGTGACTTTAACTTCACCATCCCGTACTGGGACTGGCGTGATGCGCAGGACTGTCAGGTGTGTACGGATGAGCTGATGGGGGCGCGCAGTCCTCTCAACCCCAACCTCATCAGCCCGTCCTCGGTGTTCTCCTCCTGGAAg GTGATCTGTTCACAACCAGAAGACTACAACCAGCGTGAGGTTTTGTGTGACGGGTCTCCAGAGGGACCGTTACTGCGTAATCCAGGGAACCACGACCGAAACCGTGTCCCGCGGCTGCCCACCTCCGCAGACGTGGAGTCAGTGCTGAGCCTGACAGACTACGAGACGGACCTGATGGACAGACGCGCCAACATGAGCTTCAGGAACGCTCTGGAAG GTTTTGCGAGTCCTGAGACGGGGCTGGCAGTAACGGGTCAGAGCTTGATGCACAACTCCTTACACGTCTTCATGAACGGATCCATGTCTTCAGTGCAGGGGTCCGCCAACGACCCCATCTTCCTTCTACATCATGCTTTTATCGACAG CATCTTTGAGCAATGGCTGAGGAGACACCAGCCCCCCCGCACACACTACCCGACCACCAACGCCCCGATCGGACACAACGACGGCTATTACATGGTCCCCTTCATCCCTCTCTACAGAAACGGAGATTATTTCCTCTCGACTAAAGCTCTGGGATATGAATATGCATATTTACAGGACCCGA GTCAGCGGTTTGTGCAGGAGTTTCTGACGCCGTATCTAGAGCAAGCTCAGCAGATCTGGCACTGGCTGCTGGCCGCAGGGCTCCTCGGGGCGGCCGTGGCAGGAGTTATTGCAACTATTATCACCGTGGCGTGTCGCAGACGCCAGAAGAGGCGAAAGTCATCGGTGTACGGGGAGAGACAGCCGCTGCTGAACAGCAGTGAAGAGGAGGGATCCACTTCATATCAGACTACACTGTGA